AAGCTCCTTCTGAAGACTtctgtgtatttaaaaatagttttaaaaagttttcttgtAAGATCTTCATTGCAGCTGTTACTGTCTTATCTCTCTAAACAACTTCCCGCTGTGCCATCACCAGGAGTTTAACGGGCAGCTGTGTATCGTGTGTCCGTGGCACAAGTACAAGATCACACTAGCAGAAGGGGAAGGGCTCTACCAGGCTGTGGACGATCCCACAGCCAAACCCCTGAGGACACACTGGCGCTCCAAGGGCGTCAAACAGAGGATTCACAAGGTCACTGAGGTCAACGGGAACGTATATGTAACACTGAACGACTCCAGCGAGCCCATCGAGTCAGATGTCTACCAGACTGAGAAATATAGGACTGGCTTACTGAAGACTCAGCCAAAACCCAAGAAATAATTCGACACTAGGAGGATTATTCAACCAAAAACACTTGGCTTCAAGGACAATGAAAAGCATATCAAAACCCTCAGAATCTGTTTATCActattataattgttatttcaaaaactgttaatATGTGTATGAGCTATTAAGATTTATATGAGTCAATCTAAGACAGAGAGGGAACTATCTGACaataaatatcattaaaatataaataaataattggaGTTAGATGATTATATGGGACattcaaacagcagctgcaggattTTTAATCACTTTCATGTGAATTTCTCTGTTTCAGTTAAACATTCAgagaaattttgatttttcttctgtCTACTTTCACTGCTCAGGACTGTGCTCATGCT
The DNA window shown above is from Plectropomus leopardus isolate mb unplaced genomic scaffold, YSFRI_Pleo_2.0 unplaced_scaffold15794, whole genome shotgun sequence and carries:
- the LOC121964499 gene encoding Rieske domain-containing protein-like; protein product: MSSEEETSQTSSSSCSPPPSSPPPASHFIGKKEDIVKAGRVTKTVNGCRDVLVLYHQGQLHAMDVRCYHSGGALQYGDIEEFNGQLCIVCPWHKYKITLAEGEGLYQAVDDPTAKPLRTHWRSKGVKQRIHKVTEVNGNVYVTLNDSSEPIESDVYQTEKYRTGLLKTQPKPKK